The following is a genomic window from Leptospira selangorensis.
TTCCCCAATCACAGACCATTCTTCTCGCGATATTGGTAGCTTGTTGGATATCATTGCTGGAACCGGTAGAAGTCATTTTGAACTTAAATTCTTCTGCGATGAACCCGCCCATACAAACTACGATCTGATCCAACCAATACGCTTTAGTATGAATATGTTTATCTTCTGTAGGAAGAGATTGAGTAAGACCTAATGCTCTTCCTCTCGGGATAATGGTTACCTTATGAACAGGTTCCGTATAAGCCAAAAGTGTTCCTAAGATCGCGTGACCAGCCTCATGGTATGCAATCACTTCTTTTTCCTTTTCGGAAATGAAGAAGGATCTACGCTCAGGGCCCATCATCACTTTGTCGCGTGCCTCTTCTAATTCTTCTTGGGTTACACGTTTTTTATTCTTACGTGCAGCAAGTAAAGCAGCCTCATTGATCAGGTTAGAAAGATCCGCACCTGTAAATCCAGGGGTTCCTCTTGCGATTGAATTCAAAGAGATATCACTTGTTAAAGGAACTTTTCTAGAATGCACTTTTAGGATCTGCTCTCTTCCTACTAAGTCAGGAAGATCCACCATCACTTGACGGTCGAAACGTCCCGGTCTGAGTAACGCAGGATCTAAAACGTCAGCACGGTTCGTAGCTGCCATTACGATCACACCTTCGTTCTTCTCGAAACCATCCATCTCAACGAGCATTTGGTTCAGGGTCTGCTCTCTTTCGTCATGACCACCGCCCCATCCGGCTCCTCTCAATCTTCCCACTGCATCGATCTCATCTATGAAGATGATACATGGAGAATTTTTCTTACCTTGTTCAAACAAGTCGCGAACACGAGAAGCTCCCACACCCACGAACATTTCTACGAAGTCGGAACCGGAGATACTGAAGAATGGTACTCCAGCTTCTCCTGCAACCGCTCTAGCGAGTAAAGTTTTACCGGTTCCCGGAGGACCTACAAGCAAAACTCCCGTTGGGATCCTTGCACCCATTGCTTGGAATTTTTTAGGGTCTTTTAAGAATTCTATAATTTCGACCAATTCGGTTTTAGCTTCTTCACATCCTGCAACGTCCGCGAAACTTACCTTAACCTTTGGATCCACAGTCATCTTAGCTTTAGATTTTCCGAAAGAGAAAGCCTTATTGCCGGTAGACTGAACTTGGCGCATAATAAAAAAGTAAAATACGAAAATACCGATCACGGCGATCAGAAGGAATGAACTTAACATTCCGAATCCGTGTCCGTTCTCAGAAGGAACTACTTCCAGATCAATATTCGTTTTTCTTAAAGAAGAAAGGAATTCTTTGTCGATAGGAGCGATCCTGGTCTCGAAACGAACAGGGGCTTTTGCTGCTCCTTCTTCAAATGGTTCGTAACAACCTTTGATCATGTCTCCTTCCATGACTAACTTATCGCAGCCGGGGAAATTGGAGTCCGTGGTCTTAACCAGTTTGCCTTTCGGTTTAGAAGAAGCATCCGGTTCTACCATGTTCATAAATTGAGAGAACGGTAATATTCTAGGTTTGCCCAGAGCAGTTTGGATCTGCGGCACGAGAAGTGCTAATCCTAGGATTACTAAGATAAAAAGTATAAGTAATCTAAGACCTTTATTATTGTTATTCATGTGTAACTCCCAAGCTCCGCCATCTCTTCGGAGCCACATTCTTCCCGTAGTTTAGACTAAAGGAAGCAGGCAATGGACCTGCCGGAATCGTAAACCGGATACTATTTGGAAACCGTTTCGAGTGAAAAGGTTCCCCATAATCAGAGTCCCTTTTTTTCCGGAAAAGTAAAGGATTTTTAGATCTCGGCGGAACCGAGTTGAAAAATAGATCTTATAATCTGTATTTTTCGATCACGTCTTCAATATCGCCCAAACTGATGGAGCGAATTGCGGCTTCCGCGTCGTTGATAATCTGGATCAAACTTAAGTTTTCTAAAGGTTGGAAATCTTCCTTTAAAAATCCGTCCAGATTTGTGCCGTCAAATTGGTCGTTACCGATCCCGATACGGATGCGGATAAAATTTGGAGAACGTAAGGATTGGATCACGGATTTAATCCCGGGATTTTCGTTCCCGTTAGCTCCCTTATCCACTACAATTTTACCCAAGGGTAAGGTTAAATCTTCGTGGATTACAAGAATATCCTGTACCTGAATTTTCAGGAAGGAAGCTATGTACAGAACGGACTCTCCCGACAGATCGCTGAAGGTCTGAGGTTTTAATAATACTACCTCTTCTCCTTCGAAATCGCCTCGTCCGATCAAAGACTTTTTCTTTTTAGTCTTGATCTCAACGTTTATATTATTGGCGATCACGTCTAAAATTTTGAAGCCGATATTAGCTCGGTTATTATTGTATTTGTCTCCGGGGTTACCCAGTCCGACGATTAGCTTCATACAATAACGTACTCCAATTTTTTAGATCTCGGGAAGGGAAAATTATTTCCCTTTTTTAGCTCCGGCTTTTGCTCCCGGCTTCGCTCCGGCAGCTTCCTTAGCTTCTGCTCTTTCTTGAGCAAGTAATGCTTTGGTTTTCAGAACTGCTGCAACGATCGGATCTCCGTTCACTAAAATTTCCCAGCTTGCAGGAACTTTTAAGTTACTAACTTTGATAAAATCGCCTACATCTAGATCGGTTACATCTAGAACCAGAGTCTCAAGCAGATCCTCAGGAACAGTTTTCACACGGATCTCATGGATCAAATGGTCGAACTGACCACCCATCTTAGAACCTTTTGCAGTTCCCTCGGTGCGAATTCCGATCTTAGTAACGATCTTCTTACCAGGCTCAACTTTGTAGAAGTCTACGTGGCGAATTCTGTCGATTTCAGGAAAACGTTGTACTTCTTTAACGAAAACCTTTTGGATTCCTTCTCCTTCTACTTCCAACTCGATTAGAGTGGATTGACGGATCCCGGAATGAACTAGTTTTTCAAGTTCTTTCTCGTTTACGGAACCGGATGCGGCATTTCCGCCTCCGATAATGTTAATAGGAACTTGTCCAGCTTCACGAAGACGATTGTTTACGTTCTTGCCGGTTTCAGTTCTTTTTTTAACAGCTAATTTGTGGCTCATTGTCTTTACCCTTGTTCTTATATAAATAGGTCGCTGACCGATTGATTGGTCGATATTCTCTGGATAGCAGCAGCAAATAGCGGAGCTACTGAGAGAGTTTTTAACTTAGTGATTTTTTTGGATTCCGGGATCTCGATCGTATTAGATAATACGACCTCCGTAAAAGGAGTAGAGTTCAAACGATCGATAGCTTCTCCGGAAAGAACTCCGTGAGTTGCAGCACAATACACCGACTTCGCTCCATTTTTCAGAAGAGCATCAGCAGCTTTACAGATTGTGCCTGCAGTATCGATCATATC
Proteins encoded in this region:
- the ftsH gene encoding ATP-dependent zinc metalloprotease FtsH, with protein sequence MNNNNKGLRLLILFILVILGLALLVPQIQTALGKPRILPFSQFMNMVEPDASSKPKGKLVKTTDSNFPGCDKLVMEGDMIKGCYEPFEEGAAKAPVRFETRIAPIDKEFLSSLRKTNIDLEVVPSENGHGFGMLSSFLLIAVIGIFVFYFFIMRQVQSTGNKAFSFGKSKAKMTVDPKVKVSFADVAGCEEAKTELVEIIEFLKDPKKFQAMGARIPTGVLLVGPPGTGKTLLARAVAGEAGVPFFSISGSDFVEMFVGVGASRVRDLFEQGKKNSPCIIFIDEIDAVGRLRGAGWGGGHDEREQTLNQMLVEMDGFEKNEGVIVMAATNRADVLDPALLRPGRFDRQVMVDLPDLVGREQILKVHSRKVPLTSDISLNSIARGTPGFTGADLSNLINEAALLAARKNKKRVTQEELEEARDKVMMGPERRSFFISEKEKEVIAYHEAGHAILGTLLAYTEPVHKVTIIPRGRALGLTQSLPTEDKHIHTKAYWLDQIVVCMGGFIAEEFKFKMTSTGSSNDIQQATNIARRMVCDWGMSEKLGTINYGSGHESPFLGRDMGQSNKAYSEEFAAMIDKEIRGIVQTCLDKGRELVRKNSTKFENLAKALLAKETVSHDELMAIVHPAHEETKKKAERSSKKEKSGEIPNKPAYSTGIE
- the pth gene encoding aminoacyl-tRNA hydrolase, which gives rise to MKLIVGLGNPGDKYNNNRANIGFKILDVIANNINVEIKTKKKKSLIGRGDFEGEEVVLLKPQTFSDLSGESVLYIASFLKIQVQDILVIHEDLTLPLGKIVVDKGANGNENPGIKSVIQSLRSPNFIRIRIGIGNDQFDGTNLDGFLKEDFQPLENLSLIQIINDAEAAIRSISLGDIEDVIEKYRL
- a CDS encoding 50S ribosomal protein L25/general stress protein Ctc encodes the protein MSHKLAVKKRTETGKNVNNRLREAGQVPINIIGGGNAASGSVNEKELEKLVHSGIRQSTLIELEVEGEGIQKVFVKEVQRFPEIDRIRHVDFYKVEPGKKIVTKIGIRTEGTAKGSKMGGQFDHLIHEIRVKTVPEDLLETLVLDVTDLDVGDFIKVSNLKVPASWEILVNGDPIVAAVLKTKALLAQERAEAKEAAGAKPGAKAGAKKGK